Proteins co-encoded in one Bacillus sp. FSL H8-0547 genomic window:
- a CDS encoding sensor histidine kinase, whose protein sequence is MTSILRQMALGAAISVSVLVFLSASYFVMFPLDDWSILWEKEMLDLPFIYFVPAVSVAIGLVLGLFSGIFLRSDIGQLSEEISQLARGKYADGDFPKKSGDFEKMWHSLRQLQKHLTEQTKLSQKLANEKAEEQEKRIQKIVSEERNRLARELHDSVSQQLFAASMMMSAINESSDSRAKAENRQLQMVEQMIHQSQLEMRALLLHLRPAALKGKTLQEGMKDLLQELSQKVPMEVSWKMEDVQLDKGIEDHLFRILQESVSNTLRHSKAETLEVLFIERDDLVLLRVIDDGIGFKVDAAKTGSYGLQNMHERAAQLGGTLKIVSFPGKGTKLEVKIPLVRGEKDD, encoded by the coding sequence ATGACCAGCATTCTAAGACAAATGGCTCTTGGTGCTGCGATTTCGGTTTCTGTCCTTGTTTTTCTTTCGGCAAGTTATTTTGTCATGTTTCCTTTGGATGACTGGAGCATTCTTTGGGAGAAAGAGATGCTAGATCTTCCGTTTATCTATTTTGTGCCTGCCGTCAGTGTGGCTATTGGGCTTGTGCTGGGGCTTTTTTCAGGAATTTTTCTGCGCAGTGATATTGGACAGCTTTCAGAGGAGATTTCCCAGCTTGCCCGGGGAAAGTATGCTGATGGTGATTTCCCTAAAAAATCAGGTGACTTTGAGAAGATGTGGCATTCTTTGCGGCAGCTGCAGAAGCATTTGACGGAGCAGACAAAGCTGTCGCAAAAACTCGCAAATGAAAAAGCTGAAGAACAGGAAAAACGCATTCAGAAAATCGTCTCTGAAGAACGCAACAGGCTTGCACGAGAGCTTCACGACTCTGTCAGCCAGCAGCTGTTCGCAGCATCAATGATGATGTCAGCGATCAACGAATCAAGTGACAGCAGGGCAAAAGCAGAAAACAGGCAGCTGCAGATGGTTGAGCAGATGATTCATCAGTCACAGCTTGAAATGAGGGCGCTTCTGCTGCATTTGCGTCCTGCCGCTCTGAAAGGAAAAACTCTTCAGGAAGGCATGAAAGATCTGCTTCAGGAACTTTCACAAAAGGTGCCAATGGAAGTCAGCTGGAAAATGGAAGATGTGCAGCTTGATAAAGGGATAGAGGATCATTTATTCAGAATCCTGCAGGAATCCGTTTCAAATACGCTCAGGCATTCAAAAGCTGAAACGCTTGAAGTGCTGTTTATTGAACGGGATGATCTGGTGCTCCTCAGAGTGATTGATGACGGAATCGGATTTAAAGTAGATGCAGCCAAAACAGGAAGCTACGGTCTGCAGAACATGCACGAACGGGCCGCGCAGCTTGGCGGAACACTAAAGATTGTGAGTTTTCCCGGAAAAGGCACAAAGCTTGAAGTCAAAATTCCGCTTGTAAGGGGAGAAAAGGATGATTAA
- a CDS encoding SDR family NAD(P)-dependent oxidoreductase translates to MNLSGKVAIVTGASSGIGEAAAIKLAEQGAKVALLDIKEENAESVKKKIEEMNGEAIIVECDVSDAERMETSYKKVIDAWGRLDIVFANAGINGRWTPIEDLSPEDWDQTINTNLRSTFLSVKYAIPYMKNKGGSIIITSSINGTRMFRGFGRSAYSTSKVGQVGFGKMAALELAGYKIRVNMICPGAIETNIDSNTFAEEENIEKVEVPVEFPEGEQPLEQKAGSPEQVADLVYFLASDLSSHITGTEVYIDGAESLL, encoded by the coding sequence TTGAATCTTTCAGGAAAAGTTGCCATTGTGACCGGAGCAAGCTCAGGAATCGGAGAAGCGGCGGCCATCAAGCTTGCCGAACAGGGTGCAAAAGTTGCGCTGCTTGATATAAAAGAAGAAAATGCGGAAAGCGTAAAAAAGAAAATTGAAGAAATGAACGGCGAGGCCATCATTGTCGAATGCGACGTATCTGATGCCGAAAGGATGGAAACCAGCTATAAAAAGGTCATTGATGCTTGGGGCAGGCTCGATATTGTTTTTGCAAACGCAGGAATCAACGGAAGGTGGACTCCTATCGAAGATCTATCTCCTGAGGACTGGGACCAGACGATCAATACGAATTTGCGAAGCACCTTTTTAAGCGTAAAATATGCCATTCCCTATATGAAGAATAAAGGCGGCAGCATCATTATCACAAGCTCAATCAACGGCACCCGCATGTTCAGAGGATTTGGACGCTCTGCCTACAGTACGTCTAAAGTCGGACAGGTCGGTTTTGGTAAAATGGCGGCCCTCGAGCTTGCAGGCTATAAGATCAGAGTCAACATGATCTGTCCGGGAGCAATCGAAACAAACATCGACAGCAACACCTTTGCCGAAGAAGAAAACATTGAAAAAGTAGAAGTTCCGGTTGAATTTCCTGAAGGAGAACAGCCGCTTGAACAAAAAGCTGGCTCGCCTGAACAGGTCGCAGATCTCGTGTACTTCCTGGCATCTGACCTTTCAAGCCATATTACAGGTACAGAAGTGTATATAGACGGCGCCGAGTCCCTTCTCTAA
- a CDS encoding DUF3311 domain-containing protein yields MKKKYLIGILIFIPFLQILLLPFANKIEPVIFGLPFLQFWLFLWIAVTPLCTWAIFRIQKKQGGLE; encoded by the coding sequence GTGAAAAAGAAATATTTAATAGGCATTCTCATTTTTATCCCATTTTTGCAGATTCTTTTGCTTCCTTTTGCCAATAAAATTGAACCGGTCATCTTCGGGCTGCCGTTTCTCCAATTTTGGCTCTTTTTGTGGATTGCGGTTACGCCGCTTTGCACGTGGGCAATTTTCAGAATCCAGAAAAAACAGGGAGGTCTTGAATAA
- a CDS encoding globin-coupled sensor protein, with the protein MLTLFSKKQATNTFQPVMEFPEDSAVIATSELEINARLIYMGFTKEQLAVLKELKPVVLPLLDELLEKVLTHLYKQPLLSRIASDHSSRERLKAVFVDYFQSLLSGEMDERFFQMRKRIGGTHSQTHLPVTWFLSTYSAISTLLLPKVVELLHQEPQKLSTALLAITHAINLDSQLVVDQYMQKRMNELKELNEENISLQKELSSISQEMAASVQLTDSTMDDTSAKAEQIREEIQSTKKTSEHLLKLTNENEKQMDEMVSVFGEVFSKVENSLEGIGDLKKISDQITRMTKEIEGIADQTNLLALNASIEAARAGDHGKGFAVVASEVRKLAEDSKRTSNEINALTSNSNKHMDTIVTIMSSMNESTQTSQSQIQQVRSGLVTVKTEMENYMEMFERNKTDLDAIVDSIQEINKTTESLSDLAKVLLDKAESKM; encoded by the coding sequence ATGCTGACACTTTTTTCAAAGAAACAGGCAACAAATACGTTTCAACCTGTTATGGAATTTCCTGAAGACAGCGCAGTCATTGCCACTTCAGAGCTTGAAATAAATGCGAGACTGATTTATATGGGGTTTACAAAAGAACAGCTGGCTGTTTTAAAAGAGCTAAAGCCTGTCGTACTTCCTCTTCTGGATGAACTTCTTGAAAAGGTCCTCACACATCTCTATAAACAGCCGCTTCTCAGCAGAATTGCTTCAGATCATTCAAGCAGAGAGCGTTTAAAGGCTGTATTTGTCGACTATTTTCAAAGCCTATTAAGCGGAGAAATGGACGAACGATTTTTCCAAATGAGAAAACGGATCGGCGGCACACACAGCCAGACGCATCTGCCTGTAACATGGTTTCTGTCAACGTATTCAGCCATCAGCACACTCCTTCTTCCAAAAGTTGTGGAGCTGCTGCATCAGGAACCTCAAAAGCTTTCAACAGCACTGCTTGCGATTACACATGCAATTAATTTAGACTCCCAGCTTGTTGTTGATCAATATATGCAAAAACGAATGAACGAACTGAAAGAATTGAACGAAGAAAATATCAGTCTTCAAAAAGAACTGTCTTCAATCAGCCAGGAAATGGCGGCTTCCGTCCAGCTGACAGATTCCACAATGGATGATACTAGCGCAAAAGCAGAACAAATTCGCGAGGAAATCCAGTCTACGAAGAAAACAAGCGAACACCTGCTGAAGCTGACGAACGAAAATGAAAAGCAGATGGACGAGATGGTCTCCGTCTTTGGAGAAGTATTTTCGAAAGTGGAAAACTCCCTTGAGGGAATAGGCGATCTGAAAAAGATTTCCGATCAGATTACGAGAATGACAAAGGAAATTGAAGGAATTGCGGATCAGACGAACCTTCTTGCTCTGAATGCATCCATTGAGGCAGCAAGAGCAGGCGATCACGGCAAAGGCTTTGCCGTTGTTGCAAGCGAGGTCAGAAAGCTTGCCGAGGATTCAAAGCGGACCAGTAATGAAATCAATGCCCTCACTTCAAACAGCAATAAACACATGGATACAATCGTCACCATTATGAGTTCCATGAACGAGTCCACTCAAACCTCACAGTCACAAATTCAGCAGGTGCGCAGCGGACTTGTTACCGTGAAAACAGAAATGGAAAACTACATGGAAATGTTTGAACGAAACAAAACAGATCTTGATGCAATCGTGGATTCCATTCAGGAAATTAATAAAACGACTGAGAGTCTTTCAGATTTGGCGAAAGTCCTTCTGGATAAAGCTGAAAGCAAAATGTAA
- a CDS encoding PspA/IM30 family protein, with protein MSNLFTRIKETLAADFHEILDQKEKKNPIALLNQYLRECEQETDKVRKLVERQYLLKEEFTRELKQAEELAGKRKRQADIAAQAGESELHEFAVREHEQYQERSVRITESLKEVSGQLAELERKYEEMKHKLKDMYIKRMELMGRENTARASHRMNKVLDSSSYSHGAHTRFDELESYIDRLENEVNTGYYRSTIDGRIAQLEKELKKEDSAV; from the coding sequence ATGAGCAATTTATTCACACGAATCAAAGAAACACTTGCAGCCGACTTCCATGAAATTCTGGACCAAAAGGAAAAGAAAAACCCAATCGCCTTATTGAATCAGTATTTAAGAGAATGCGAACAGGAAACGGATAAAGTCCGCAAGCTTGTGGAGAGACAGTATTTGCTGAAAGAAGAGTTCACCCGTGAATTAAAACAGGCAGAGGAACTTGCCGGGAAACGCAAACGCCAGGCTGATATTGCCGCACAGGCAGGAGAAAGCGAGCTTCATGAGTTTGCAGTGAGAGAGCATGAGCAGTATCAGGAACGATCAGTGCGAATCACTGAATCTCTTAAAGAAGTGTCAGGCCAGCTTGCGGAACTTGAGCGCAAGTATGAAGAAATGAAACATAAACTAAAGGACATGTACATTAAACGTATGGAATTGATGGGCCGGGAAAATACAGCCCGCGCATCTCACCGCATGAATAAGGTCCTTGACAGCAGCAGCTATTCACATGGAGCACATACACGTTTTGATGAATTGGAAAGCTATATTGACCGACTTGAAAACGAAGTGAATACGGGCTACTACCGCAGCACAATTGACGGAAGAATCGCCCAGCTCGAAAAAGAACTGAAAAAAGAGGATTCTGCAGTCTGA
- the liaF gene encoding cell wall-active antibiotics response protein LiaF, which translates to MLKKANADVITYILLIGVVLLMLEVFFDHGGLIFFLLLSSVCVYFGKKRLSKKTGKLLFWFGLISLIITVMNLWAVKFLICALAIYLLVQYRQSKKAPAVVEPQVKESLSLKKEDVIYKKPILGNNVFGQQSTPEDIYEWNDINIQNGIGDTIVDLSNTVLPKEENMIVIRNFIGNVKILVPYEVDVSVQHSSFAGAVRVFGHHEPKLFNQSISYQTEGYDASVQKVKMITSSIVGDLEVKRI; encoded by the coding sequence ATGCTCAAAAAAGCCAACGCCGATGTGATTACGTATATTCTTTTAATTGGGGTCGTTCTTTTAATGCTCGAAGTCTTTTTTGATCACGGTGGACTTATCTTTTTCCTGCTTCTGTCGTCTGTCTGTGTTTATTTCGGAAAGAAGCGGCTCAGCAAAAAAACGGGGAAGCTGCTGTTTTGGTTCGGGTTGATCAGTTTGATTATCACAGTGATGAATTTGTGGGCTGTGAAGTTTCTGATTTGTGCCCTGGCGATTTATCTGCTTGTTCAATACAGGCAGTCGAAAAAGGCACCTGCCGTTGTTGAACCGCAAGTAAAAGAATCTCTGTCATTGAAAAAAGAAGATGTGATCTATAAGAAACCGATCCTTGGAAACAATGTATTCGGGCAGCAGTCAACGCCTGAAGATATTTATGAGTGGAATGATATTAATATACAGAATGGCATCGGCGATACGATCGTTGATTTGAGCAATACGGTACTGCCGAAAGAAGAAAATATGATTGTCATCCGCAATTTTATAGGGAATGTAAAGATCCTCGTTCCTTATGAAGTGGATGTGTCTGTTCAGCATTCCTCATTTGCCGGAGCTGTCCGCGTTTTTGGCCATCATGAGCCTAAATTGTTTAATCAGAGCATTTCCTATCAGACAGAGGGGTATGATGCTTCGGTTCAGAAGGTGAAAATGATTACTTCATCTATTGTCGGAGATTTAGAGGTGAAGCGGATATGA
- a CDS encoding ABC-F family ATP-binding cassette domain-containing protein — translation MSILSVENLYKTYGEKTLFDHISFSIAEKQRIGLIGTNGTGKSTLLKFLAGAETAEEGKLIHSNSFHIEYLPQQPELEEELSVLEQIYYGDSQIMRVMREYELALSELEQNPEDEKKQSRLLALQQKMDEHDAWEANTVAKTVLTRLGISDFAKPVRQLSGGQKKRVAIAKALIQPADLLILDEPTNHLDNETIEWLEAFLAQYKGSILLVTHDRYFLNRVTNQIFELEYGKLYVYEGNYEVFLEKKAEREFNAEQSESKRQNLLRRELAWLRRGAKARTTKQKARIGRAEELQNQEGPAAKQSVDFAIGSTRLGKKVIELEGVSKSFQDRTLMKDVSYLVVPGERLGIIGPNGSGKSTLLNIIAGRIQPDSGTVEIGETVKIGYYTQDHEAMDEDLRVVEYIKEVAEVVHTVDHQTITAEQMLERFMFPRSMQWTYIRKLSGGERRRLYLLKVLMQEPNVLFLDEPTNDLDTQTLSVLEDYLDQFPGVVITVSHDRYFLDRVVDRLLVFEGNGTVSRFQGSYTDFMDSRKQVKEPEKKEAAKSQETPQAPKQRKKLSYKEQQEWDVIEDKIAELEEKNEALEAQIASSGSDYGKIQQLMEQQQAVEAELEATMERWEELSLMVEEIEKAKQ, via the coding sequence ATGAGCATTCTTTCTGTAGAGAATTTATATAAAACATACGGTGAAAAAACATTGTTTGATCACATTTCTTTTTCAATTGCTGAAAAACAGCGGATTGGCCTGATCGGAACGAATGGTACGGGGAAATCGACACTGCTGAAATTTCTTGCTGGCGCTGAGACGGCCGAGGAAGGGAAACTGATTCACTCCAACTCGTTTCATATTGAGTATCTTCCGCAGCAGCCTGAACTTGAGGAAGAACTGTCTGTCCTGGAGCAAATCTATTACGGCGACTCTCAAATCATGAGAGTGATGCGCGAATATGAGCTTGCCCTGTCAGAGCTTGAACAAAACCCTGAGGATGAGAAAAAGCAGTCCAGGCTGCTTGCCCTTCAGCAAAAAATGGATGAACATGATGCGTGGGAAGCAAATACAGTTGCCAAAACAGTTCTTACGCGGCTTGGCATTTCTGATTTCGCAAAGCCGGTGCGTCAGCTGTCAGGAGGTCAGAAGAAGCGTGTGGCGATTGCAAAGGCTCTCATCCAGCCAGCAGACCTGCTCATTCTTGATGAGCCTACCAACCATCTGGACAACGAAACAATTGAATGGCTGGAAGCTTTTTTGGCCCAGTATAAAGGATCGATTTTGCTTGTTACGCATGACCGATATTTTTTAAATCGCGTGACGAACCAGATTTTTGAACTGGAGTACGGAAAGCTTTATGTATATGAAGGAAATTACGAGGTGTTTCTTGAGAAAAAGGCAGAGCGGGAGTTTAACGCCGAACAGTCTGAATCCAAGCGCCAGAACTTGCTTCGCAGGGAGCTCGCCTGGCTGAGAAGAGGAGCCAAAGCAAGAACAACAAAGCAAAAAGCCCGCATCGGTCGTGCAGAGGAACTTCAAAACCAGGAAGGGCCTGCCGCTAAGCAAAGTGTTGATTTTGCCATCGGTTCCACTCGTCTTGGCAAAAAAGTCATCGAGCTTGAAGGTGTGTCTAAATCATTCCAGGACAGGACTCTTATGAAGGATGTCAGCTACCTTGTTGTTCCCGGAGAAAGGCTTGGCATTATCGGGCCAAATGGAAGCGGAAAATCAACACTGCTGAACATCATCGCAGGGCGCATCCAGCCTGACAGCGGAACAGTTGAAATTGGTGAAACGGTGAAAATCGGCTACTACACCCAGGATCATGAAGCGATGGATGAAGATCTTCGGGTAGTCGAATATATTAAGGAAGTCGCAGAAGTTGTTCACACGGTGGATCATCAGACAATAACAGCCGAGCAAATGCTTGAGCGGTTCATGTTCCCCCGCTCTATGCAGTGGACCTACATCCGCAAGCTCTCAGGGGGAGAACGCCGCAGACTGTACCTGCTGAAGGTCCTGATGCAGGAGCCGAACGTGCTGTTTCTGGATGAGCCGACAAATGACCTGGATACCCAAACCCTGAGCGTCCTGGAAGACTATCTCGATCAGTTTCCCGGTGTTGTCATTACCGTATCCCATGACCGCTACTTCCTCGATCGCGTAGTTGACCGTCTTCTTGTGTTTGAAGGAAACGGAACGGTCAGCAGATTCCAGGGAAGCTATACAGACTTCATGGATTCCCGGAAACAGGTAAAAGAACCTGAAAAGAAGGAAGCTGCCAAATCTCAGGAAACCCCTCAGGCCCCGAAGCAGCGCAAAAAACTCTCCTACAAAGAACAGCAGGAGTGGGATGTCATTGAGGACAAAATTGCAGAGCTTGAGGAAAAGAATGAAGCACTTGAAGCCCAGATTGCATCCAGCGGCAGCGACTACGGCAAGATCCAGCAGCTGATGGAACAGCAGCAGGCCGTCGAAGCTGAGCTCGAAGCCACAATGGAACGGTGGGAAGAGCTTTCCCTTATGGTAGAAGAAATTGAAAAAGCGAAGCAGTGA
- a CDS encoding SLC13 family permease, protein MKVYTAPKLTGLFLGPASFLLLFFLIPDTELSDAPRAVLAVTSWIAIWWITEAIPIPAASLMPLILLPITGGLDIDSAAKAYGNPTVFMYMGGFIIAIAIEKWNLHKRIALYILKLIGTQSHRIVLGMILATAFLSMWISNAATALMMLPVALALIKEVKAKEILKGESLHKFSKSILLSVAYAASIGGLATLVGSVPNAVFAAMSREMLDREIMFFEWFLFGFPITVILLVILYFYLTKLQFKVDFETGKETDFIKKDLKALGSMSTEERWVGVIFLATAFLWMFKFILPFTVSDTAIAIFGALLLFLIPSKKGERLLEWNDMKQLPWGLLLLFGGGLSLAEGFSASKLTEWIGSKLNLLEAFPYLLIIIILTAAILFMTEIMSNTAVSNMIIPITVGLGLAIGVEPYGLMAVAALASSCAFMLPISTPPNAAVFGADVLKISDMVRAGFWMNIVCIVIIVLGVYFWLPVVIK, encoded by the coding sequence ATGAAAGTTTATACAGCGCCCAAACTGACAGGATTATTTCTTGGGCCGGCCAGTTTTTTACTCTTGTTTTTCCTAATACCCGACACAGAGCTTTCAGATGCTCCGCGTGCAGTGCTCGCAGTCACTTCATGGATTGCAATCTGGTGGATTACAGAGGCGATTCCGATACCGGCAGCTTCCCTAATGCCGCTCATTCTGCTGCCTATTACAGGGGGCCTTGATATTGATTCCGCCGCAAAGGCATATGGGAATCCAACTGTATTTATGTACATGGGCGGATTTATCATTGCCATTGCCATTGAAAAATGGAATCTTCACAAGAGAATTGCCCTGTATATCCTAAAGCTCATTGGTACTCAAAGCCACCGGATTGTTCTTGGAATGATCCTCGCTACAGCGTTTCTATCCATGTGGATTTCAAATGCAGCGACAGCCCTGATGATGCTCCCTGTTGCTCTTGCTCTTATTAAAGAAGTGAAGGCGAAGGAAATTTTAAAAGGAGAGTCCCTTCACAAATTCAGTAAATCGATACTCCTTTCAGTAGCGTACGCTGCGTCGATAGGAGGCCTGGCAACCCTTGTAGGTTCGGTACCCAATGCAGTATTCGCAGCGATGTCGCGCGAAATGCTCGATCGTGAAATTATGTTTTTTGAATGGTTCTTATTCGGGTTTCCGATTACAGTAATCCTGCTGGTCATCCTTTATTTCTATTTGACAAAGCTTCAATTCAAAGTGGATTTTGAAACCGGCAAGGAAACGGATTTTATTAAAAAAGATTTAAAAGCACTGGGCTCAATGAGTACAGAAGAAAGATGGGTTGGAGTGATCTTTTTAGCAACGGCTTTTCTTTGGATGTTTAAATTCATTCTGCCGTTTACTGTATCGGATACCGCTATAGCGATATTCGGCGCGCTTTTGCTTTTCTTGATTCCAAGCAAAAAAGGCGAAAGACTGCTTGAATGGAATGATATGAAGCAGCTGCCGTGGGGACTCCTGCTGCTTTTTGGCGGAGGGCTTTCCCTTGCAGAAGGATTTTCTGCATCGAAACTGACAGAATGGATCGGCAGCAAGCTGAATCTTTTGGAAGCGTTTCCTTATTTGCTGATCATTATTATTTTGACAGCCGCCATTTTGTTCATGACGGAAATCATGTCCAATACGGCTGTGTCCAATATGATTATTCCAATCACTGTAGGACTTGGACTTGCGATCGGGGTTGAGCCATACGGTCTGATGGCTGTTGCCGCGCTTGCTTCATCCTGTGCGTTCATGCTCCCGATCTCTACTCCTCCGAATGCCGCCGTGTTCGGTGCTGATGTGCTGAAGATATCGGATATGGTCCGGGCAGGCTTCTGGATGAATATTGTATGTATTGTCATCATTGTTTTAGGCGTCTATTTTTGGCTGCCGGTTGTTATTAAGTGA
- a CDS encoding flagellar basal body rod protein, protein MKKFGLLIIGGIAAIVLLANLAPMFALAISLVILYYSYKGFIKTDSTGMKIFWVIAGIIALCASASNLPAVIGAAAAYILYVVYKKWNNKEVISEKESSDPFTNFERQWAEMKKNN, encoded by the coding sequence ATGAAAAAATTCGGGTTACTGATCATTGGAGGGATTGCAGCAATCGTGCTGCTGGCAAACCTTGCACCAATGTTTGCACTGGCTATCAGCCTGGTCATCCTTTATTACTCATATAAAGGATTCATCAAAACCGATTCAACCGGAATGAAAATCTTCTGGGTAATCGCCGGAATCATCGCACTCTGTGCATCAGCTTCAAACCTGCCGGCAGTGATCGGCGCAGCGGCAGCATACATCCTTTATGTAGTCTACAAAAAATGGAACAACAAAGAAGTGATCTCAGAAAAAGAATCATCTGATCCATTTACAAACTTCGAACGCCAGTGGGCGGAAATGAAAAAAAACAATTAA
- a CDS encoding response regulator transcription factor: MIKVLFVDDHEMVRIGVSSYLAAQSDIEVVGEADNGFTAIELALELRPDIILMDLVMDGMDGIEATRQIIEKWPEAKIIIVTSFLDDEKVYPALEAGATSYMLKTSKASEIAEAVRKTFHGHSVLEPEVTGKMMMKMRQKPVHHPHDELTAREMEILLLVAEGKTNQEIADELFIALKTVKTHVSNILSKLDVQDRTQAVIYAFKHSLVN, translated from the coding sequence ATGATTAAGGTATTATTTGTAGATGATCATGAAATGGTAAGGATCGGTGTATCTTCTTATCTTGCAGCCCAAAGCGACATTGAGGTTGTCGGTGAGGCGGACAATGGCTTTACAGCAATTGAACTGGCCCTCGAACTGCGGCCAGATATCATTTTAATGGACCTTGTCATGGACGGTATGGACGGGATTGAAGCTACCCGGCAGATTATTGAAAAGTGGCCGGAAGCGAAAATCATCATCGTCACAAGCTTTCTTGACGATGAAAAAGTTTACCCGGCGCTTGAAGCAGGTGCGACAAGCTATATGCTCAAAACATCCAAGGCAAGTGAAATTGCAGAGGCTGTAAGAAAGACATTCCACGGACACTCTGTTCTTGAACCTGAAGTGACAGGGAAAATGATGATGAAAATGAGGCAGAAGCCCGTCCATCATCCGCACGATGAACTCACTGCCCGCGAGATGGAGATTCTTCTGCTCGTTGCTGAAGGGAAAACAAATCAGGAAATAGCGGATGAACTGTTCATCGCGCTGAAAACAGTCAAAACACACGTAAGCAATATTCTCAGCAAGCTGGATGTGCAGGACAGAACACAGGCTGTTATCTATGCGTTCAAGCATTCGCTGGTCAACTAA
- a CDS encoding sodium:solute symporter has translation MQQGNTTALGITICIILTVVLIGFLAGRDKSSRSSVEEWSVGGRKFGGLLVWFLVGADLYTAYTFLGLTSTAFQAGSVAFFAIPYSVLAYFIAYFFLPKLWRTAKEFQFTTLADYARDRFDSKLLSSLIAIVGVLMLIPYIDLQLSGIMDTLRVAGTGYINVTVVVITSFFLVALYTFFSGIKGPTYTAIIKDVLVWAIMLFMVASLPIIHFGGWTPMIDKVITDAPQLLTIPQSGPKGLMWFTTAAIVSSLALFMWAHAATGVFTAKSEDAIRKNSMFLPLYNVVLILVIFLGFIAYLVLPGETDPRFALLTLIQTSYGGVAQGLAYSTIALASLIPCSIMAIGASNLFANNIYRDLINPGVKPAKLTMITRSMVFLVIGLALVFGLLFPTALVSLQLLGVSGMVQIFPAVVLSLFWQKQTREATIIGLLVGLGVTFTVYGTGLSFGIYEGFWGLSANFLTVFILNPLFKAKSTNVSAFLFRKKDGDSALRKGA, from the coding sequence ATGCAGCAGGGAAATACAACAGCACTGGGCATCACCATCTGTATCATCTTAACCGTTGTCTTGATCGGCTTTCTTGCTGGCCGTGACAAGTCTTCGAGAAGTTCTGTGGAAGAATGGTCAGTGGGAGGCAGAAAATTCGGCGGGCTTCTTGTATGGTTTCTTGTCGGGGCTGACCTGTATACGGCCTATACATTTCTTGGGCTGACGAGTACAGCTTTTCAAGCCGGAAGCGTAGCTTTTTTCGCTATTCCTTATTCCGTATTAGCTTATTTTATCGCCTATTTTTTCCTTCCGAAGCTGTGGAGGACTGCAAAGGAATTTCAGTTCACGACGCTTGCAGACTATGCCCGTGATCGTTTTGACAGCAAGCTTCTTTCTTCGCTGATTGCGATTGTCGGCGTATTGATGCTGATTCCATATATCGACCTGCAGCTGAGCGGCATCATGGATACCCTGCGTGTGGCAGGTACAGGCTACATCAATGTTACGGTTGTCGTGATTACATCCTTTTTCCTTGTTGCCCTCTACACGTTTTTCAGCGGAATTAAAGGACCTACTTATACGGCAATCATTAAAGATGTTCTTGTATGGGCCATCATGCTGTTTATGGTCGCCTCCCTGCCGATTATCCATTTCGGCGGATGGACTCCGATGATTGATAAGGTCATCACGGATGCACCGCAGCTGCTAACGATTCCGCAGTCAGGTCCTAAAGGGTTGATGTGGTTTACTACTGCAGCCATCGTATCGTCACTGGCCCTTTTCATGTGGGCGCATGCAGCTACCGGCGTTTTTACAGCAAAAAGCGAAGATGCCATCAGAAAAAATTCTATGTTCCTGCCCCTATATAACGTTGTTCTAATTCTCGTAATTTTCCTTGGCTTTATCGCATATTTAGTGCTGCCTGGCGAAACAGATCCGCGGTTTGCTCTTTTGACTCTGATTCAGACATCATACGGCGGTGTTGCTCAGGGACTTGCTTATTCAACAATAGCCCTTGCATCCTTGATTCCATGTTCGATTATGGCCATTGGTGCATCGAACCTATTTGCAAACAATATTTACAGAGATTTGATTAACCCCGGTGTAAAGCCTGCAAAGCTGACAATGATTACGCGCAGCATGGTTTTTTTGGTTATCGGCCTGGCCCTCGTGTTCGGACTTTTGTTCCCGACAGCGCTCGTTTCGCTTCAGCTGCTTGGAGTATCCGGAATGGTGCAGATCTTCCCTGCTGTCGTTCTAAGCCTCTTCTGGCAAAAACAGACACGGGAAGCAACGATTATCGGGTTGCTTGTCGGACTTGGCGTGACATTCACCGTCTATGGTACGGGTCTTTCATTTGGCATTTATGAAGGATTCTGGGGGCTTTCTGCCAACTTCCTGACGGTGTTTATCTTAAATCCGTTATTCAAAGCCAAATCAACAAACGTTTCTGCCTTTCTTTTCCGAAAAAAAGACGGGGATTCAGCTCTCAGAAAGGGCGCTTAA